A single window of Streptomyces sudanensis DNA harbors:
- a CDS encoding peptide ABC transporter substrate-binding protein produces the protein MPGTTRTARAAVAVAAVLAATATACGGGGDGGGGDGVLSSSWGDPQNPLEPANTNEVQGGKVLDMVFRGLKRYDPETGEAQDMVAERIETTDSQNFTVTLKDGWTFSNGEKVTARSFVDAWNYGAHIDNKQNNAPFFSDIVGYEDVHPESGAARAKTMRGLVVKDDRTFTVALKDKFSTWPETLGYQAFMPLPRAFFTDREAWLAKPVGNGPYTVDSYTRGSAMKLRRWDGYQGPDKARNAGVDLRVYTDNNTAYQDLISGNLDLVDDIPAQQLKNVGNDLGDRYINQPALIIQTLAFPFYRPEWSKPGMEKVRTGISKAINREQITEQIFQGTRTPAKDWTSPALGEKGGYSDACGDACVFDAAEAKRLITEGGGLPGGRITLTSNVDTGSHRQWMDAVCNSLNNVLGRGPVCTVNPVGTFADFRNQTTEGRITGPFRSGWQADYPLIQNFLEPLYSTGASSNYGKFSNRRFDALIDRANAESDQAAAVKHFRDAERVLAAQMPAIPLWYQNGSAGYSERLSDVKLNQFSVPVYDQIKVG, from the coding sequence ATGCCTGGAACCACGCGGACCGCGCGGGCCGCCGTCGCCGTCGCCGCCGTCCTCGCGGCCACCGCGACCGCCTGCGGCGGGGGCGGCGACGGCGGTGGCGGCGACGGCGTGCTGAGTTCCTCCTGGGGCGACCCCCAGAACCCCCTGGAGCCCGCCAACACCAACGAGGTCCAGGGCGGCAAGGTCCTCGACATGGTCTTCCGGGGCCTCAAGCGGTACGACCCGGAGACGGGCGAGGCGCAGGACATGGTCGCCGAGAGGATCGAGACGACCGACTCGCAGAACTTCACCGTCACCCTCAAGGACGGCTGGACCTTCAGCAACGGCGAGAAGGTCACCGCCCGCTCCTTCGTCGACGCGTGGAACTACGGCGCCCACATCGACAACAAGCAGAACAACGCCCCGTTCTTCTCCGACATCGTCGGCTACGAGGACGTGCACCCCGAGTCCGGCGCCGCCAGGGCGAAGACCATGCGCGGACTCGTCGTCAAGGACGACCGCACCTTCACCGTCGCCCTGAAGGACAAGTTCTCCACCTGGCCGGAGACCCTCGGCTACCAGGCGTTCATGCCGCTGCCGCGGGCGTTCTTCACCGACCGCGAGGCGTGGCTGGCCAAGCCCGTCGGCAACGGCCCGTACACCGTGGACTCGTACACCCGGGGCAGCGCGATGAAACTGCGCCGCTGGGACGGCTACCAGGGACCCGACAAGGCCCGCAACGCCGGGGTGGACCTGCGCGTCTACACCGACAACAACACCGCCTACCAGGACCTGATCTCCGGCAACCTCGACCTGGTCGACGACATCCCCGCCCAGCAGCTGAAGAACGTCGGGAACGACCTGGGCGACCGGTACATCAACCAGCCCGCCCTCATCATCCAGACCCTGGCCTTCCCCTTCTACCGGCCCGAGTGGTCCAAGCCCGGCATGGAGAAGGTCCGCACCGGCATCTCCAAGGCGATCAACCGCGAGCAGATCACCGAGCAGATCTTCCAGGGCACCCGCACCCCCGCCAAGGACTGGACCTCCCCGGCCCTCGGCGAGAAGGGCGGGTACTCCGACGCCTGCGGCGACGCGTGCGTCTTCGACGCGGCCGAGGCGAAGCGGCTCATCACCGAGGGGGGCGGCCTCCCCGGCGGCCGGATCACCCTCACGTCCAACGTCGACACCGGCTCCCACCGGCAGTGGATGGACGCCGTCTGCAACAGCCTCAACAACGTCCTGGGCCGCGGCCCCGTCTGCACCGTCAACCCCGTCGGCACCTTCGCGGACTTCCGCAACCAGACCACCGAAGGCCGGATCACCGGTCCCTTCCGCTCCGGCTGGCAGGCCGACTACCCGCTCATCCAGAACTTCCTGGAGCCCCTCTACTCCACCGGCGCCTCCTCCAACTACGGCAAGTTCAGCAACCGGCGCTTCGACGCCCTGATCGACCGCGCCAACGCCGAGTCCGACCAGGCCGCCGCCGTCAAGCACTTCCGGGACGCCGAGCGGGTCCTCGCCGCCCAGATGCCCGCCATCCCCCTCTGGTACCAGAACGGCAGCGCCGGCTACTCCGAGCGGCTCTCCGACGTGAAGCTCAACCAGTTCAGCGTCCCCGTCTACGACCAGATCAAGGTCGGCTGA
- a CDS encoding transglutaminase-like domain-containing protein, which translates to MHDHTDPGGWRARFARAAREERPDLAELCLLIGAVAEPELGEAELDAAGIELDRLAGLLPYGPKTPHAWVAALASLLGGRYGFHGTPGDYRRLESSLLHHVLRRRRGLPILLSVVWMEVARRAGAPVYGVALPGHFAVGFGDPGERVLADPFAGGRPMTEAEAELLVAEATGQPPQPPVLLPADPLDMVLRILNNIRAWADRRPERSGVALWAVELALLLPSHPARLRYERARLLVGRGDFLAGAAEIEAYADVVAAVEPATAAALRA; encoded by the coding sequence ATGCACGACCACACCGACCCCGGCGGATGGCGCGCCCGGTTCGCGCGGGCCGCCCGCGAGGAGCGCCCCGACCTGGCGGAGCTGTGCCTGCTGATCGGCGCCGTGGCGGAGCCGGAGCTGGGCGAGGCGGAGCTGGACGCCGCCGGGATCGAACTGGACCGGCTCGCGGGGCTCCTGCCGTACGGGCCGAAGACGCCGCACGCCTGGGTGGCGGCGCTGGCCTCGCTGCTCGGCGGGCGGTACGGCTTCCACGGCACCCCGGGCGACTACCGGCGCCTGGAGTCCTCGCTCCTCCACCACGTGCTGCGGCGCCGCCGCGGGCTGCCGATCCTGCTGTCGGTGGTGTGGATGGAGGTGGCGCGGCGGGCGGGCGCCCCCGTGTACGGGGTGGCCCTGCCGGGCCACTTCGCCGTCGGGTTCGGGGATCCCGGCGAGCGGGTGCTGGCCGACCCGTTCGCGGGGGGCCGGCCGATGACGGAGGCGGAGGCGGAGCTGCTGGTGGCGGAGGCCACCGGGCAGCCGCCGCAGCCGCCGGTGCTGCTGCCCGCGGACCCCCTCGACATGGTGCTGCGCATCCTGAACAACATCCGCGCCTGGGCGGACCGGCGGCCCGAGCGCTCCGGCGTGGCGCTGTGGGCGGTCGAGCTGGCGCTGCTGCTGCCGTCGCACCCGGCGCGGCTGCGGTACGAGCGGGCGCGGCTGCTCGTCGGGCGCGGGGACTTCCTGGCGGGCGCGGCGGAGATCGAGGCGTACGCGGACGTGGTCGCGGCGGTGGAACCGGCCACCGCCGCCGCCCTGCGCGCCC
- a CDS encoding GNAT family N-acetyltransferase, cg3035/Rv0428c family, with protein sequence MEFTAGGRLEVRITPSDVGRRVSVRRLDDSGRGTFADTVGVLVSWSDGVLSITRRTGETVRVAERSLVAGKVVPAAPARRRGPAADFAELARVRARAWWPAESEPLGQWTLRAAPASALRAGSALPLGDPGTPLDDALARVRAWYGERGLPARVEAATGAEGTQEELCAALEERGWWREASAEVRIGGLAAVADRADADRADGTGRAALSRTPGAA encoded by the coding sequence GTGGAGTTCACTGCGGGCGGACGACTCGAAGTCCGCATCACACCTTCCGACGTGGGAAGACGCGTGTCCGTCCGCCGCCTGGACGATTCCGGGCGGGGGACGTTCGCGGACACCGTCGGGGTCCTCGTCTCCTGGTCCGACGGTGTGCTGTCGATCACACGCAGGACCGGGGAGACCGTCCGGGTGGCGGAGCGCTCGCTGGTCGCGGGCAAGGTCGTGCCGGCCGCCCCGGCCCGCAGGCGGGGCCCGGCGGCGGACTTCGCGGAGCTGGCGCGGGTACGGGCGCGGGCCTGGTGGCCGGCGGAGAGCGAACCGCTCGGGCAGTGGACCCTGCGCGCCGCGCCCGCTTCCGCCCTTCGGGCCGGCTCCGCCCTCCCGCTCGGCGACCCCGGTACGCCGCTCGACGACGCCCTGGCGCGCGTGCGCGCCTGGTACGGGGAGCGGGGCCTGCCCGCGCGCGTGGAGGCCGCGACCGGCGCCGAGGGCACCCAGGAGGAGCTGTGCGCGGCCCTGGAGGAGCGGGGCTGGTGGCGCGAGGCGTCGGCGGAGGTGCGGATCGGGGGCCTCGCGGCCGTCGCCGACCGGGCCGATGCCGACCGGGCCGACGGAACCGGCCGCGCGGCCCTGTCCCGCACTCCCGGCGCGGCGT
- the mshB gene encoding N-acetyl-1-D-myo-inositol-2-amino-2-deoxy-alpha-D-glucopyranoside deacetylase: MTDLPARRLLLVHAHPDDESINNGATMARYAAEGARVTLVTCTRGEEGEVVPPALAHLAPDREDRLGPHRVGELAAAMRELGVTDHRFLGGPGRFRDSGMAGLPQNHREGAFWSAPVDVAAAHLVEVVREVRPQVLVTYDPDGGYGHPDHVQAHRVSVRAAELAADPSYAPGLGAPHTIAKIYWNRVPRSVAEEGFAALRATTGVDFPGIADIGDVPGVVDDELVTTEIDGTAYADRKIAALRAHATQIALQGRFFALSNKLGQPVFTHEYYQLARGASGAPAGERETDLFAGVSA; this comes from the coding sequence ATGACGGATCTCCCCGCCCGTCGTCTGCTCCTGGTGCACGCGCACCCCGACGACGAGTCGATCAACAACGGCGCCACCATGGCCAGGTACGCGGCCGAGGGCGCCCGGGTCACCCTGGTGACCTGCACACGGGGCGAGGAGGGCGAGGTCGTCCCGCCCGCCCTCGCCCACCTCGCACCCGACCGGGAGGACCGGCTCGGACCCCACCGCGTCGGCGAACTCGCCGCCGCCATGCGGGAGCTGGGCGTCACCGACCACCGCTTCCTCGGCGGCCCGGGCCGCTTCCGCGACTCCGGGATGGCGGGCCTCCCGCAGAACCACCGCGAGGGCGCCTTCTGGAGCGCCCCCGTGGACGTCGCCGCGGCGCACCTGGTCGAGGTCGTCCGGGAGGTCCGCCCGCAGGTCCTGGTGACGTACGACCCCGACGGCGGGTACGGCCACCCCGACCACGTCCAGGCCCACCGCGTGTCCGTGCGCGCCGCCGAGCTGGCCGCCGACCCCTCGTACGCCCCCGGTCTGGGCGCCCCGCACACCATCGCGAAGATCTACTGGAACCGGGTGCCCCGCTCGGTCGCCGAGGAGGGGTTCGCCGCCCTCCGCGCGACCACCGGGGTCGACTTCCCCGGCATCGCCGACATCGGGGACGTACCGGGCGTGGTCGACGACGAACTGGTCACCACCGAGATCGACGGCACCGCGTACGCGGACCGCAAGATCGCGGCCCTGCGCGCGCACGCCACGCAGATCGCCCTGCAGGGCCGGTTCTTCGCCCTCTCCAACAAGCTCGGCCAGCCCGTCTTCACCCACGAGTACTACCAGTTGGCGCGGGGCGCCTCCGGAGCTCCCGCGGGGGAGCGGGAGACCGACCTGTTCGCCGGGGTGAGCGCGTGA
- a CDS encoding ABC transporter ATP-binding protein, with protein sequence MADLEKAEVSMGAAPTADRGEPILRVRNLVKHFPLTQGILFKKKVGAVKAVDGISFDLYRGETLGIVGESGCGKSTVAKLLMLLETATSGEVFYKGQDITKLSGRALKAVRRNIQMVFQDPYTSLNPRMTVGDIIGETFDIHPEVAPKGDRRRRVQELLDVVGLNPEYINRYPHQFSGGQRQRIGIARGLALNPEIIICDEPVSALDVSVQAQVVNLMEKLQDEFDLSYIFIAHDLSVVRHISDRVGVMYLGKMAEIGTDVQIYDHPTHPYTQALLSAVPVPDPEMREGRERIILTGDVPSPADPPSGCRFRTRCWKAQDKCAQEMPLLAIPERFKGSDSPAAHESACHFAEEKDVIHVA encoded by the coding sequence ATGGCTGACCTCGAGAAGGCGGAGGTGTCCATGGGCGCCGCTCCCACCGCGGACCGCGGCGAGCCGATCCTCCGGGTCCGCAACCTGGTCAAGCACTTCCCGCTCACCCAGGGCATCCTGTTCAAGAAGAAGGTCGGCGCGGTCAAGGCCGTCGACGGCATCTCCTTCGACCTGTACCGGGGCGAGACCCTCGGCATCGTCGGCGAGTCCGGCTGCGGCAAGTCCACCGTCGCCAAGCTGCTGATGCTGCTGGAGACCGCCACCTCCGGCGAGGTCTTCTACAAGGGCCAGGACATCACCAAGCTGTCCGGCCGGGCCCTGAAGGCGGTGCGCCGCAACATCCAGATGGTGTTCCAGGACCCGTACACGTCCCTGAACCCCCGGATGACGGTCGGCGACATCATCGGCGAGACCTTCGACATCCACCCGGAGGTGGCGCCGAAGGGCGACCGCCGCCGCAGGGTGCAGGAGCTGCTGGACGTCGTCGGCCTCAACCCGGAGTACATCAACCGGTACCCGCACCAGTTCTCCGGCGGCCAGCGCCAGCGCATCGGCATCGCCCGCGGCCTGGCGCTCAACCCGGAGATCATCATCTGCGACGAGCCGGTGTCGGCCCTGGACGTGTCCGTCCAGGCGCAGGTCGTCAACCTGATGGAGAAGCTGCAGGACGAGTTCGACCTCTCCTACATCTTCATCGCCCACGACCTGTCCGTCGTGCGGCACATCTCCGACCGGGTCGGCGTGATGTACCTCGGGAAGATGGCCGAGATCGGCACGGACGTGCAGATCTACGACCACCCCACCCACCCGTACACGCAGGCGCTGCTGTCGGCCGTGCCGGTGCCGGACCCGGAGATGCGCGAGGGCCGGGAGCGGATCATCCTCACCGGCGACGTCCCGTCCCCGGCCGACCCGCCGTCCGGCTGCCGCTTCCGCACCCGCTGCTGGAAGGCGCAGGACAAGTGCGCCCAGGAGATGCCGCTGCTGGCGATCCCCGAGCGCTTCAAGGGCTCGGACTCCCCGGCCGCCCACGAGTCGGCGTGCCACTTCGCCGAGGAGAAGGACGTCATCCACGTGGCGTGA
- the fdxA gene encoding ferredoxin, with amino-acid sequence MTYVIAQPCVDVKDKACIEECPVDCIYEGQRSLYIHPDECVDCGACEPVCPVEAIFYEDDTPEEWKDYYKANVEFFDELGSPGGASKLGLIERDHPFIAALPPQNG; translated from the coding sequence GTGACCTACGTCATCGCGCAGCCTTGTGTCGACGTCAAGGACAAGGCGTGCATCGAGGAGTGCCCCGTCGACTGCATCTACGAGGGCCAGCGGTCCTTGTACATCCATCCGGACGAATGCGTCGACTGCGGGGCCTGTGAACCGGTGTGCCCGGTCGAGGCGATCTTCTACGAGGACGACACCCCGGAGGAGTGGAAGGACTACTACAAGGCGAACGTCGAGTTCTTCGACGAGCTCGGCTCGCCCGGTGGCGCCTCCAAGCTCGGCCTGATCGAGCGCGACCACCCCTTCATCGCCGCTCTGCCGCCGCAGAACGGCTGA
- a CDS encoding DUF6113 family protein, protein MNAAVKAAVHAVLAVLGVLVGLAGALVQAAWLPGGLLLALLAAAALFRGGRRAAGGQSGVVSSGAGWVAAVAVAGFGRGEGDKLLWGGLADLVFVFGGMMLAVMCATLPETPQRPGATGPFEGGHTRT, encoded by the coding sequence GTGAACGCCGCGGTGAAGGCCGCCGTGCACGCGGTGCTCGCCGTGCTGGGCGTCCTCGTGGGACTGGCCGGCGCGCTCGTCCAGGCCGCCTGGCTCCCCGGCGGACTGCTGCTCGCCCTGCTGGCGGCGGCGGCCCTCTTCCGCGGGGGGCGGCGCGCCGCCGGCGGGCAGTCGGGCGTGGTGTCGTCCGGCGCGGGCTGGGTGGCGGCCGTCGCGGTGGCCGGCTTCGGACGCGGCGAGGGCGACAAGCTCCTCTGGGGCGGACTGGCCGACCTGGTGTTCGTGTTCGGCGGCATGATGCTCGCCGTGATGTGCGCCACCCTCCCGGAGACGCCGCAACGACCGGGCGCCACGGGGCCGTTCGAAGGCGGGCACACCCGGACGTGA
- a CDS encoding ABC transporter ATP-binding protein has translation MLLEVSDLHVEFRTREGTARAVDGVTFSVDAGETLAVLGESGSGKSVTAQAVMGILDTPPGRITAGRILFQGRDLLTLREEERRRVRGARMAMIFQDALSALNPVLTVGDQLAEMYTVHRGMSKRDARARAVELMDRVRIPAARERVGQYPHQFSGGMRQRVMIAMAMALEPALIIADEPTTALDVTVQAQVMDLLAELRREMGMGLVLITHDLGVVADVADRIAVMYAGRIVETAPVHDLYKAPAHPYTQGLLDSIPRLDHKGRELYAIRGLPPSLTAIPPGCPFHPRCPRVRDVCRTDDPPLYEVSADRRSACHFWRETLHKEPVDAAR, from the coding sequence ATGCTGCTCGAAGTGAGCGACCTCCACGTCGAGTTCCGCACCCGCGAGGGCACCGCGAGGGCGGTCGACGGCGTCACCTTCTCCGTCGACGCGGGCGAGACCCTCGCCGTCCTCGGGGAGTCGGGCTCCGGCAAGTCCGTCACCGCCCAGGCCGTCATGGGCATCCTCGACACGCCCCCCGGCCGGATCACCGCCGGGCGGATCCTCTTCCAGGGCCGCGACCTGCTCACCCTCCGGGAGGAGGAGCGGCGCCGGGTGCGCGGCGCGCGGATGGCGATGATCTTCCAGGACGCCCTGTCCGCCCTCAACCCCGTCCTCACCGTCGGCGACCAGCTCGCCGAGATGTACACCGTCCACCGCGGCATGTCGAAGAGGGACGCCCGCGCCAGGGCCGTCGAGCTGATGGACCGCGTCCGCATCCCCGCCGCCCGCGAACGCGTCGGCCAGTACCCCCACCAGTTCAGCGGCGGCATGCGCCAGCGCGTCATGATCGCCATGGCGATGGCCCTGGAGCCCGCCCTGATCATCGCGGACGAGCCCACCACCGCCCTCGACGTCACCGTCCAGGCGCAGGTCATGGACCTCCTCGCCGAGCTGCGGCGGGAGATGGGCATGGGCCTCGTCCTCATCACCCACGACCTCGGCGTCGTCGCGGACGTCGCCGACCGCATCGCCGTCATGTACGCCGGCCGCATCGTCGAGACGGCCCCCGTCCACGACCTGTACAAGGCCCCCGCCCACCCCTACACCCAGGGCCTGCTCGACTCCATCCCGCGCCTCGACCACAAGGGGCGGGAGCTGTACGCGATCAGGGGCCTGCCGCCCAGCCTCACGGCGATCCCGCCCGGCTGCCCCTTCCACCCGCGCTGCCCCCGCGTCCGCGACGTGTGCCGCACCGACGACCCCCCGCTGTACGAGGTCTCCGCCGACCGGCGCAGCGCCTGCCACTTCTGGCGGGAGACCCTCCACAAGGAGCCCGTCGATGCGGCCCGCTGA
- a CDS encoding ABC transporter permease, which produces MPDPYRRDPRADHPYDDPREAIAPTGAGGAMDLAMSEAETLDRREAAPAGGEGAPPGPGGRPRGLWTDTWHRLRRNPVFLVSSLLIVLLVLVALWPQLLTDTDPLRCDLAKSQEGSEPGHPFGYDTQGCDVYARTVHGARASITVGIAATLGAALLGGLLGGLAGFFGGWGDALLSRTADIFFGIPVILGGLVFLSVVTSTTVWPVVGFIVLLGWPQIARIARGSVITAKQHDYVQAARSLGAGSGRLLLRHVAPNAVAPVIVVATIALGTYIALEATLSFLGVGLRPPTVSWGIDISNAAPQIRNAPHMLLWPAGALSVTVLAFIMLGDAVRDALDPKLR; this is translated from the coding sequence ATGCCTGACCCGTACCGGCGAGACCCCCGCGCGGACCACCCGTACGACGACCCGCGCGAGGCGATCGCCCCGACCGGCGCCGGCGGCGCGATGGACCTGGCCATGAGCGAAGCGGAGACCCTGGACCGGCGGGAGGCCGCACCGGCCGGCGGGGAGGGCGCGCCGCCCGGACCCGGCGGCAGGCCGCGCGGCCTGTGGACCGACACCTGGCACCGGTTGCGCCGCAACCCGGTGTTCCTCGTCTCGTCGCTGCTCATCGTCCTCCTGGTGCTCGTCGCGCTGTGGCCGCAGCTCCTCACCGACACCGACCCCCTCCGCTGCGACCTCGCCAAGTCGCAGGAGGGCTCCGAGCCGGGCCACCCCTTCGGGTACGACACCCAGGGCTGCGACGTGTACGCCCGCACCGTCCACGGGGCCCGCGCCTCCATCACCGTCGGGATCGCCGCCACCCTCGGCGCCGCCCTGCTCGGCGGCCTCCTCGGCGGGCTCGCCGGGTTCTTCGGCGGCTGGGGCGACGCCCTGCTCTCCCGCACCGCCGACATCTTCTTCGGCATCCCCGTCATCCTCGGCGGCCTGGTCTTCCTCTCCGTCGTCACCAGCACCACCGTGTGGCCCGTCGTCGGGTTCATCGTGCTGCTCGGCTGGCCGCAGATCGCCCGCATCGCCCGCGGCTCCGTCATCACCGCCAAGCAGCACGACTACGTCCAGGCGGCCCGCTCGCTGGGCGCCGGCAGCGGGCGGCTCCTGCTGCGGCACGTCGCCCCGAACGCCGTCGCCCCCGTCATCGTCGTCGCGACGATCGCGCTGGGCACCTACATCGCGCTGGAGGCGACGCTGTCGTTCCTCGGCGTCGGGCTGCGCCCGCCCACCGTCTCCTGGGGCATCGACATCTCCAACGCCGCCCCCCAGATCCGCAACGCCCCCCACATGCTGCTGTGGCCCGCCGGCGCGCTGAGCGTCACCGTCCTCGCGTTCATCATGCTCGGCGACGCCGTCCGCGACGCCCTCGACCCCAAGCTGCGCTGA
- the dapC gene encoding succinyldiaminopimelate transaminase has protein sequence MSAVSSRLPVFPWDRLEPYKKTAASHPGGIVDLSVGTPVDPVPEPVREALAGAADSPGYPTVWGTAALRDAIAGWCGRRLGARGVAHPNVLPVVGSKELVAWLPTQLGLGPGDRVAYPRLAYPTYEVGARLAGAEPVAYDDPAELDPAGLRLLWLNSPSNPTGRVLSKDELTRIVAWAREHGVLLVSDECYLELGWEADPVSVLHEDVCGGSYEGIVAVHSLSKRSNLAGYRAAFAAGDAAVLGELLRIRKHAGMMVPAPVQAATVAALGDDAHVREQRDRYARRRAALRAALVAHGFRIEHSEASLYLWATRDEPCWDTVGYLADRGVLVAPGDFYGTAGERFVRVAFTATDERVAAAVERLG, from the coding sequence GTGTCCGCAGTCTCCTCCCGCCTCCCCGTCTTCCCCTGGGACCGGCTGGAGCCGTACAAGAAGACGGCCGCGTCCCACCCCGGCGGCATCGTCGACCTGTCGGTCGGCACCCCGGTGGACCCCGTGCCCGAGCCGGTCCGCGAGGCCCTGGCCGGGGCGGCCGACTCGCCCGGCTACCCCACGGTCTGGGGCACCGCCGCGCTCCGCGACGCGATCGCCGGCTGGTGCGGGCGCCGGCTCGGCGCCCGCGGCGTCGCCCACCCGAACGTCCTGCCGGTCGTCGGCTCCAAGGAGCTGGTGGCGTGGCTGCCGACGCAGCTCGGCCTCGGCCCGGGCGACCGGGTCGCCTACCCGCGCCTGGCCTACCCGACGTACGAGGTCGGCGCCCGCCTCGCCGGGGCGGAGCCGGTCGCGTACGACGACCCCGCGGAGCTGGACCCGGCCGGGCTGAGGCTGCTGTGGCTGAACTCCCCGTCCAACCCGACGGGCCGGGTCCTTTCGAAGGACGAGCTGACCCGGATCGTCGCCTGGGCGCGCGAGCACGGCGTGCTGCTCGTCAGCGACGAGTGCTACCTGGAGCTGGGCTGGGAGGCCGATCCGGTCTCGGTGCTGCACGAGGACGTCTGCGGCGGCTCGTACGAGGGGATCGTCGCGGTCCACTCCCTGTCCAAGCGCTCCAACCTCGCCGGGTACCGGGCCGCGTTCGCCGCGGGCGACGCGGCGGTGCTGGGCGAACTGCTCCGGATCCGCAAGCACGCCGGGATGATGGTGCCCGCCCCGGTGCAGGCGGCGACGGTCGCGGCGCTGGGCGACGACGCCCATGTGCGCGAGCAGCGCGACCGGTACGCGAGGCGCCGGGCGGCGCTGCGGGCGGCGCTGGTGGCGCACGGCTTCCGCATCGAGCACAGCGAGGCGAGCCTCTACCTGTGGGCCACCCGCGACGAGCCCTGCTGGGACACCGTCGGGTACCTGGCGGACCGGGGCGTGCTGGTCGCGCCGGGCGACTTCTACGGCACGGCGGGGGAGCGGTTCGTCCGGGTCGCGTTCACGGCGACGGACGAGCGGGTCGCCGCGGCGGTCGAGCGCCTCGGCTGA
- a CDS encoding ABC transporter permease, with protein MGRYVIRRLLQMIPVFAGTTLLIFLMVYALGDPVAALFGDKAPDPATAARIRRDLHLDEPLWKQYLLYMGAIFRGDFGTAFNGQRVTELMATAFPVTLRLTLVAVVVEVAVGITLGVVSGLRRGRPLDTGLLVLTLVVISVPTFVSGYLLQFLLGVKWGWISPSVSSEARFDELLLPGVVLALVSLAYVTRLSRTSIAENTRADYVRTAVAKGLPRRRVVTRHLLRNSLIPVVTFIGADVGALMGGAIVTERIFNIHGVGYQLYQGILRNNSPTVVGFVTILVIVFLVANLLVDLLYAVLDPRIRYA; from the coding sequence ATGGGACGCTACGTCATCCGGCGGCTGCTCCAGATGATCCCCGTGTTCGCCGGGACCACCCTGCTGATCTTCCTCATGGTCTACGCCCTCGGCGACCCCGTCGCGGCGCTCTTCGGCGACAAGGCGCCCGACCCCGCCACCGCCGCCCGCATCCGCCGGGACCTCCACCTCGACGAGCCCCTGTGGAAGCAGTACCTCCTCTACATGGGGGCGATCTTCCGGGGCGACTTCGGCACCGCCTTCAACGGCCAGCGGGTGACCGAGCTGATGGCCACCGCCTTCCCGGTGACGCTGCGCCTCACCCTCGTCGCCGTGGTCGTCGAGGTCGCCGTCGGCATCACCCTCGGCGTGGTCAGCGGGCTGAGGCGGGGCCGTCCGCTCGACACGGGGCTGCTGGTCCTCACCCTCGTCGTCATCTCCGTCCCCACCTTCGTCTCCGGGTACCTCCTGCAGTTCCTCCTCGGCGTGAAGTGGGGGTGGATCAGCCCCTCCGTCTCCTCCGAGGCCCGGTTCGACGAGCTGCTCCTGCCCGGCGTCGTCCTCGCCCTGGTCTCCCTCGCCTACGTCACCCGGCTCAGCCGCACCTCCATCGCGGAGAACACCCGCGCCGACTACGTGCGCACCGCCGTCGCCAAGGGCCTGCCGCGCCGCCGCGTCGTCACCCGGCACCTGCTGCGCAACTCCCTCATCCCCGTCGTCACCTTCATCGGCGCCGACGTGGGGGCGCTGATGGGCGGGGCCATCGTCACCGAGCGGATCTTCAACATCCACGGCGTCGGCTACCAGCTCTACCAGGGCATCCTGCGCAACAACTCGCCCACCGTCGTCGGCTTCGTGACGATCCTGGTGATCGTCTTCCTGGTGGCGAACCTGCTCGTCGACCTCCTCTACGCGGTCCTGGACCCGAGGATCCGCTATGCCTGA